In the Maribacter sp. MJ134 genome, one interval contains:
- a CDS encoding galactose oxidase-like domain-containing protein, translated as MMKNNFFSYYIILLMFFSGIILKAQNQATQGEWSPIINMGIVPVAAANLPDGTLITWSSKFPDTYTEVGDGMTYTAIFDPALGPHGQALPFTQTTTNHDMFCPGINNLPDGRILAAGGTSSERTTIYDPETQIWSRAADMNIPRGYQGNVTLSDGSVFTVGGSWSDMNLPSTNGGKNAELYTPETGWISLPGIQGDNLYNSNDASQESQGIYRLDNHVWLWESSNRELFKIGPGEIMQRIDVTGNGSMTDVGQRGNDTYSIKGTTVMFDIDKVFKVGGSESYASNTPAKDNSYIIDISTSVPSVIQTPNMANERTMHNSTVLPNGQILITGGLDQAVVFSDVGAELGAELFDPSTNSWSQMAGMASPRTYHSVSILLTDGRVFVGGGGLCDPTPGCVNHPDAEIFSPPYLFNPNGTLATRPTISAPETSDYLTDISVIGSPGISEFSLVRFSAVTHSTNNEQRRIPVSFTSIGNDYTVSIPDRNLLPPGYYMLFAMDANGVPSMAETIRIGDAIPLQSNPNLVMHLEFEETSGSVAFDSSGNSNDGAVIFVDNNTATKIPSTDNWTTDGLFGNAIEFDGREFQSNTIIDIPYDSTFSEIEESVTVMAWVNRDDIDYNVSILSHDYPSLFFGFHNNLYKWAFQTSNGVMDCYSGYTPIGQWVHIAATYDGNIARLFANGNEICTRNISGTINLEPNTPNFSSFTASGFYEHRPVGNQILIDNNYNESGVTDEIDGRIDELKVYNTALGPQEIKAFYDLGVGLQGVQNCPTGTITAEYRIGNGSWNTGNNINVPEGSEVYIRAIANGEYFATTTEIDGNTFSSVSDFNQTNGYRISTGTKNGDNDGFVSSDDNGQYVLTTATGCMTVVNLNVVGNCDANDTPVTAEWSFDGGNTWNSGTEGDNIAITTIVGQDVRLSLLPNNIDGDPNNPLLLFDVVLPNGSIVNDLTNLELNNIQTNESGIYILESSEGCAITIDLTIETVVCDATTIKAEWSFDNVNYSEAPDELPVTVEATTGDDFYISMVPNGVEFTVSYQGTDLYTGQQDYFLENVDTADSGDYVITSVQGCSTTLTLNVTDVVCDATTIKAEWSFDNVNYSEAPDELPVTVEATTGDDFYISMVPNGVEFTVSYQGTDLYTGQQDYFLENVDTADSGDYVITSVQGCSTTLTLNVTDVVCDATTIKAEWSFDNVNYSEAPDELPVTVEATTGDDFYISMVPNGVEFTVSYQGTDLYTGQQDYFLENVDTADSGDYVITSVQGCSTTLTLNVTDVVCDATTIKAEWSFDNVNYSEAPDELPVTVEATTGDDFYISMVPNGVEFTVSYQGTDLYTGQQDYFLENVDTADSGDYVITSVQGCSTTLTLNVTDVVCDATTIKAEWSFDNVNYSEAPDELPVTVEATTGDDFYISMVPNGVEFTVSYQGTDLYTGQQDYFLENVDTADSGDYVITSVQGCSTTLTLNVTDVVCDATTIKAEWSFDNVNYSEAPDELPVTVEATTGDDFYISMVPNGVEFTVSYQGTDLYTGQQDYFLENVDTADSGDYVITSVQGCSTTLTLNVTDVVCDATTIKAEWSFDNVNYSEAPDELPVTVEATTGDDFYISMVPNGVEFTVSYQGTDLYTGQQDYFLENVDTADSGDYVITSVQGCSTTLTLNVTDVVCDATTIKAEWSFDNVNYSEAPDELPVTVEATTGDDFYISMVPNGVEFTVSYQGTDLYTGQQDYFLENVDTADSGDYVITSVQGCSTTLTLNVNCLSGPFTPEYILNGVASNGENAITINEGVSLLLSTVEDNVSFTITDPFGTINNGDLDLGNTVINQSGQYTFISIEGCSAILEVNIVDPCPLGSFTAQYTVGGNQGSGQESISVEEGTSVVLDIVQQDVAYTIQAPDGAVTNGVLDLGAITLEQQGLYTYLSENGCETTLSITVTEIIDPCPQGSFTAQYTVGGNQGSGQESISVEEGTSVVLDIVQQDIAYTIQAPDGAVINGVLDLGAITLEQQGLYTYLSENGCETTLSITVTEIIDPCPQGSFTAQYTVGGNQGSGQESISVEEGTSVVLDIVQQDIAYTIQAPDGAVINGVLDLGAITLEQQGLYTYLSENGCETTLSITVTEIIDPCPQGSFTAQYTVGGNQGSGQESISVEEGTSVVLDIVQQDIAYTIQAPDGAVINGVLDLGAITLEQQGLYTYLSENGCETTLSITVTISNEPLSCAVFTPTYTIDGVQESGNSSITINEGATLQLGISDENFQYTITQPNESITIGVLNISNITMEQAGTYIFNSENGCVQQIIVNVEPMEEQTSIDAVIIYPNPIYDGNVRFILNDFMDEMVMIRFYDIYGKMVISNIFQKNHAQEVTVEVGSLSVGTYIVEITRGENNDSTVKKILKLR; from the coding sequence ATGATGAAAAATAATTTTTTTAGTTATTATATAATTCTATTGATGTTCTTCTCGGGAATCATCTTAAAAGCTCAAAATCAAGCAACTCAAGGAGAATGGAGTCCCATAATCAATATGGGAATAGTTCCTGTTGCTGCAGCTAATCTTCCAGATGGCACCTTAATTACGTGGTCTTCTAAATTCCCGGACACCTATACCGAAGTAGGTGACGGGATGACTTACACGGCAATCTTTGACCCAGCACTTGGGCCCCATGGACAAGCTCTGCCATTTACACAAACCACTACCAACCACGATATGTTTTGTCCTGGCATCAATAATTTACCCGATGGTAGAATTTTAGCTGCGGGAGGAACTAGTAGTGAGAGAACTACTATTTATGATCCGGAGACTCAGATATGGTCAAGAGCAGCGGATATGAATATACCTAGAGGCTATCAAGGTAATGTAACCCTATCAGATGGATCTGTATTCACCGTTGGGGGATCATGGAGCGATATGAATTTACCATCCACAAATGGTGGAAAAAATGCAGAATTGTATACACCGGAAACAGGATGGATTTCACTCCCGGGGATACAAGGAGATAATTTATACAATTCCAACGACGCTTCCCAAGAAAGTCAGGGTATATATCGACTAGATAACCATGTCTGGCTATGGGAATCTTCTAATAGGGAACTTTTTAAAATTGGACCTGGAGAAATAATGCAAAGAATTGACGTTACTGGAAACGGCTCAATGACCGATGTCGGGCAAAGAGGTAACGACACCTACTCTATTAAGGGTACTACAGTAATGTTTGATATCGATAAGGTTTTTAAAGTTGGAGGCTCTGAATCCTATGCAAGCAATACTCCAGCAAAAGATAATTCCTACATCATCGACATAAGTACTTCCGTACCAAGCGTAATACAGACTCCGAACATGGCTAATGAGCGTACCATGCATAATAGCACAGTTTTACCAAATGGTCAAATTTTAATAACTGGCGGTTTAGATCAGGCCGTGGTCTTTTCCGATGTAGGAGCTGAGTTAGGTGCAGAATTATTTGACCCCTCGACTAATTCTTGGAGTCAAATGGCAGGGATGGCTTCACCTAGAACTTACCACAGTGTTTCCATCTTACTTACAGATGGTCGAGTTTTTGTAGGAGGAGGAGGTCTTTGTGATCCAACACCTGGTTGTGTAAATCATCCAGATGCCGAAATCTTCAGTCCACCATATCTTTTTAATCCAAATGGAACACTGGCCACAAGACCAACGATATCTGCGCCGGAAACCAGTGATTATTTAACTGATATATCAGTTATCGGAAGTCCCGGAATTAGCGAGTTTAGTTTAGTTCGTTTCTCTGCAGTCACCCATAGCACTAATAATGAGCAACGAAGAATTCCAGTTTCGTTTACAAGTATAGGAAACGATTATACAGTTTCCATACCGGATAGAAATCTACTGCCCCCTGGCTATTATATGCTATTTGCTATGGATGCTAATGGAGTACCTAGTATGGCCGAAACCATAAGAATAGGCGACGCAATCCCATTACAATCTAATCCAAATTTGGTAATGCATTTAGAGTTTGAAGAAACGAGTGGTTCGGTGGCGTTTGACAGCTCTGGAAACTCTAATGATGGTGCCGTTATTTTTGTAGATAATAATACCGCTACGAAAATTCCAAGTACGGATAATTGGACAACAGACGGTTTATTTGGCAATGCCATAGAGTTTGATGGCAGAGAATTCCAAAGTAATACCATTATAGATATACCATACGATAGTACTTTTAGTGAAATTGAGGAGTCGGTAACGGTAATGGCGTGGGTTAATCGTGATGATATTGATTATAACGTCTCTATTTTATCCCATGACTACCCTAGCCTATTTTTTGGCTTTCATAACAATTTGTATAAATGGGCATTTCAAACATCTAATGGAGTAATGGACTGTTACTCAGGATACACACCTATTGGGCAATGGGTTCACATAGCAGCCACCTATGACGGCAACATAGCTAGACTTTTTGCAAATGGAAACGAAATTTGTACTAGAAATATTTCTGGAACAATAAATCTTGAGCCCAACACCCCAAACTTTTCTTCCTTTACTGCATCTGGTTTTTATGAACATAGACCGGTAGGCAACCAAATACTTATAGATAACAACTACAATGAAAGTGGTGTTACCGATGAGATTGATGGCCGAATTGATGAATTAAAAGTTTATAATACAGCACTTGGGCCGCAAGAAATTAAAGCATTTTATGACTTAGGAGTAGGATTACAAGGTGTTCAAAACTGTCCAACAGGAACTATTACTGCAGAATATAGAATAGGAAATGGAAGTTGGAATACCGGAAACAATATTAATGTACCCGAAGGATCTGAAGTCTATATTCGTGCAATTGCGAATGGTGAATACTTTGCCACTACTACTGAAATAGATGGCAATACTTTTAGCTCTGTTTCAGACTTTAATCAAACCAATGGTTATCGAATAAGTACAGGTACCAAAAATGGAGATAATGATGGTTTTGTATCTTCTGATGACAATGGTCAATATGTATTAACTACGGCCACTGGATGTATGACAGTAGTAAATCTGAATGTTGTCGGTAATTGTGATGCCAATGATACACCAGTAACAGCTGAATGGTCTTTTGACGGTGGTAACACATGGAATAGCGGTACGGAAGGTGACAATATAGCAATAACAACTATTGTCGGTCAAGATGTTCGGTTAAGCCTTTTACCTAACAATATAGATGGGGACCCTAACAATCCCTTACTGTTATTTGATGTCGTTCTTCCAAATGGTTCCATAGTAAACGATTTAACTAATCTTGAACTGAACAATATTCAAACAAATGAATCTGGAATTTATATTTTGGAGTCTTCAGAAGGCTGTGCTATTACTATAGATTTAACAATTGAAACTGTGGTCTGTGATGCCACCACCATAAAGGCCGAGTGGTCGTTCGACAACGTCAACTATTCCGAGGCCCCCGACGAGCTTCCCGTAACGGTAGAGGCCACGACGGGAGACGACTTCTACATCAGTATGGTACCCAACGGGGTCGAGTTCACCGTTTCATACCAGGGAACAGACCTCTACACCGGACAACAGGACTACTTCTTGGAGAACGTCGATACGGCGGATTCGGGAGACTACGTCATAACATCGGTACAAGGTTGCTCCACAACTCTCACGTTGAACGTTACCGACGTGGTCTGTGATGCCACCACCATAAAGGCCGAGTGGTCGTTCGACAACGTCAACTATTCCGAGGCCCCCGACGAGCTTCCCGTAACGGTAGAGGCCACGACGGGAGACGACTTCTACATCAGTATGGTACCCAACGGGGTCGAGTTCACCGTTTCATACCAGGGAACAGACCTCTACACCGGACAACAGGACTACTTCTTGGAGAACGTCGATACGGCGGATTCGGGAGACTACGTCATAACATCGGTACAAGGTTGCTCCACAACTCTCACGTTGAACGTTACCGACGTGGTCTGTGATGCCACCACCATAAAGGCCGAGTGGTCGTTCGACAACGTCAACTATTCCGAGGCCCCCGACGAGCTTCCCGTAACGGTAGAGGCCACGACGGGAGACGACTTCTACATCAGTATGGTACCCAACGGGGTCGAGTTCACCGTTTCATACCAGGGAACAGACCTCTACACCGGACAACAGGACTACTTCTTGGAGAACGTCGATACGGCGGATTCGGGAGACTACGTCATAACATCGGTACAAGGTTGCTCCACAACTCTCACGTTGAACGTTACCGACGTGGTCTGTGATGCCACCACCATAAAGGCCGAGTGGTCGTTCGACAACGTCAACTATTCCGAGGCCCCCGACGAGCTTCCCGTAACGGTAGAGGCCACGACGGGAGACGACTTCTACATCAGTATGGTACCCAACGGGGTCGAGTTCACCGTTTCATACCAGGGAACAGACCTCTACACCGGACAACAGGACTACTTCTTGGAGAACGTCGATACGGCGGATTCGGGAGACTACGTCATAACATCGGTACAAGGTTGCTCCACAACTCTCACGTTGAACGTTACCGACGTGGTCTGTGATGCCACCACCATAAAGGCCGAGTGGTCGTTCGACAACGTCAACTATTCCGAGGCCCCCGACGAGCTTCCCGTAACGGTAGAGGCCACGACGGGAGACGACTTCTACATCAGTATGGTACCCAACGGGGTCGAGTTCACCGTTTCATACCAGGGAACAGACCTCTACACCGGACAACAGGACTACTTCTTGGAGAACGTCGATACGGCGGATTCGGGAGACTACGTCATAACATCGGTACAAGGTTGCTCCACAACTCTCACGTTGAACGTTACCGACGTGGTCTGTGATGCCACCACCATAAAGGCCGAGTGGTCGTTCGACAACGTCAACTATTCCGAGGCCCCCGACGAGCTTCCCGTAACGGTAGAGGCCACGACGGGAGACGACTTCTACATCAGTATGGTACCCAACGGGGTCGAGTTCACCGTTTCATACCAGGGAACAGACCTCTACACCGGACAACAGGACTACTTCTTGGAGAACGTCGATACGGCGGATTCGGGAGACTACGTCATAACATCGGTACAAGGTTGCTCCACAACTCTCACGTTGAACGTTACCGACGTGGTCTGTGATGCCACCACCATAAAGGCCGAGTGGTCGTTCGACAACGTCAACTATTCCGAGGCCCCCGACGAGCTTCCCGTAACGGTAGAGGCCACGACGGGAGACGACTTCTACATCAGTATGGTACCCAACGGGGTCGAGTTCACCGTTTCATACCAGGGAACAGACCTCTACACCGGACAACAGGACTACTTCTTGGAGAACGTCGATACGGCGGATTCGGGAGACTACGTCATAACATCGGTACAAGGTTGCTCCACAACTCTCACGTTGAACGTTACCGACGTGGTCTGTGATGCCACCACCATAAAGGCCGAGTGGTCGTTCGACAACGTCAACTATTCCGAGGCCCCCGACGAGCTTCCCGTAACGGTAGAGGCCACGACGGGAGACGACTTCTACATCAGTATGGTACCCAACGGGGTCGAGTTCACCGTTTCATACCAGGGAACAGACCTCTACACCGGACAACAGGACTACTTCTTGGAGAACGTCGATACGGCGGATTCGGGAGACTACGTCATAACATCGGTACAAGGTTGCTCCACAACTCTCACGTTGAACGTAAATTGTTTAAGTGGGCCATTTACACCAGAATACATTCTAAATGGTGTAGCATCTAATGGTGAGAACGCCATAACTATTAATGAAGGGGTTTCTTTGCTATTATCAACAGTCGAAGACAATGTAAGTTTCACAATAACTGACCCATTCGGTACTATTAACAATGGTGATCTTGATTTGGGAAATACAGTTATCAACCAATCTGGCCAATACACTTTTATATCAATTGAAGGATGCAGTGCAATTTTAGAAGTAAATATTGTTGATCCGTGTCCGCTAGGAAGTTTCACCGCACAGTACACGGTCGGCGGGAACCAGGGCAGCGGTCAAGAAAGCATCTCCGTTGAGGAAGGTACATCCGTAGTACTGGATATCGTTCAGCAGGACGTCGCATATACTATCCAGGCTCCGGACGGCGCAGTGACCAACGGTGTCTTGGACTTGGGCGCGATAACCTTGGAACAACAAGGACTTTACACCTATCTCTCCGAAAATGGATGTGAGACAACTTTGTCCATAACCGTAACTGAAATCATTGATCCGTGTCCGCAGGGAAGTTTCACCGCACAGTACACGGTCGGCGGGAACCAGGGCAGCGGTCAAGAAAGCATCTCCGTCGAGGAAGGCACATCCGTAGTACTGGATATCGTTCAGCAGGACATCGCATATACTATCCAGGCTCCGGACGGCGCAGTGATCAACGGTGTCTTGGACTTGGGCGCGATAACCTTGGAACAACAAGGACTTTACACCTATCTTTCCGAAAATGGATGTGAGACAACTTTGTCCATAACCGTAACTGAAATCATTGATCCGTGTCCGCAGGGAAGTTTCACCGCACAGTACACGGTCGGCGGGAACCAGGGCAGCGGTCAAGAAAGCATCTCCGTCGAGGAAGGCACATCCGTAGTACTGGATATCGTTCAGCAGGACATCGCATATACTATCCAGGCTCCGGACGGCGCAGTGATCAACGGTGTCTTGGACTTGGGCGCGATAACCTTGGAACAACAAGGACTTTACACCTATCTTTCCGAAAATGGATGTGAGACAACTTTGTCCATAACCGTAACTGAAATCATTGATCCGTGTCCGCAGGGAAGTTTCACCGCACAGTACACGGTCGGCGGGAACCAGGGCAGCGGTCAAGAAAGCATCTCCGTCGAGGAAGGCACATCCGTAGTACTGGATATCGTTCAGCAGGACATCGCATATACTATCCAGGCTCCGGACGGCGCAGTGATCAACGGTGTCTTGGACTTGGGCGCGATAACCTTGGAACAACAAGGACTTTACACCTATCTTTCCGAAAATGGATGTGAGACAACTTTGTCCATAACCGTAACCATAAGTAATGAACCATTATCCTGCGCTGTTTTTACTCCCACTTATACAATTGATGGGGTCCAAGAGAGCGGGAATTCATCAATTACGATAAATGAAGGTGCTACATTACAATTAGGAATAAGTGATGAGAACTTTCAATATACCATCACCCAACCTAACGAAAGTATCACTATTGGAGTTTTGAATATTTCAAATATTACTATGGAGCAAGCTGGCACTTACATCTTTAATTCAGAGAATGGTTGTGTTCAACAGATTATAGTCAATGTTGAACCCATGGAAGAACAAACGTCAATTGATGCTGTAATAATCTATCCAAACCCTATATATGACGGAAACGTACGATTTATTCTAAATGATTTTATGGATGAAATGGTAATGATAAGATTCTACGATATATATGGTAAAATGGTAATAAGTAATATTTTCCAAAAAAATCATGCCCAAGAAGTAACTGTAGAAGTTGGAAGTCTAAGTGTTGGCACCTATATTGTAGAAATTACTAGAGGTGAAAATAATGACAGTACCGTAAAGAAAATTCTTAAGTTGAGATAA
- a CDS encoding NAD-dependent epimerase, with translation MKILVTGAAGFIGFYVSKLLLEKGHSVVGLDNINNYYDIKLKYARLLELGISKDQAEVYNSLCLGNKYKNLKFIRTSIEDRSVLPSLFKTENFDIVCNLAAQAGVRYSLENPEAYIDSNIVGFLNILECCRNFDIKHLVYASSSSVYGSNIKIPFETSDKVDQPVSLYAATKKSNELMAYSYSYLYNFRTTGLRFFTVYGPWGRPDMAMFLFTKAILNKKPIKVFNNGNLERDFTYIDDICEGVIRIIETQADENLTKKSLYNIYNIGNNKSVKLMTFINAIEETLGIKAKKEMLPMQPGDVLKTWANVEDLIRDFDYQPKTSITEGVEKFVQWFKTFYKVEC, from the coding sequence ATGAAGATTTTGGTCACGGGTGCTGCCGGTTTTATAGGATTTTACGTTTCAAAGTTGCTATTGGAGAAAGGACATAGTGTAGTAGGTTTAGACAACATCAATAATTACTATGATATTAAACTAAAGTATGCGAGATTACTTGAACTTGGAATTAGCAAAGACCAAGCAGAAGTTTATAATAGCCTCTGTTTAGGAAATAAGTATAAAAATTTAAAATTTATACGTACTAGTATAGAAGACCGCAGTGTTCTCCCATCCTTATTCAAAACTGAAAATTTTGACATCGTTTGTAATCTAGCGGCACAAGCAGGCGTAAGATATAGTCTGGAAAATCCAGAAGCTTACATCGACAGTAATATTGTAGGGTTTCTTAATATTTTAGAATGTTGCCGTAATTTCGATATCAAACACTTGGTATATGCAAGTAGTTCTAGTGTTTATGGGTCTAATATCAAAATACCATTCGAGACTTCGGATAAAGTAGATCAACCAGTAAGTCTTTATGCTGCCACTAAAAAAAGTAACGAATTAATGGCATATTCCTATAGTTATCTTTATAATTTTAGGACAACAGGGTTACGCTTTTTTACTGTTTATGGCCCTTGGGGAAGACCAGATATGGCAATGTTTTTATTTACAAAGGCAATTCTCAATAAAAAACCCATCAAAGTTTTTAATAATGGAAATCTTGAAAGGGACTTTACCTATATAGATGATATATGTGAAGGTGTTATTCGTATTATTGAAACTCAGGCTGATGAAAATTTAACAAAAAAGAGTTTATATAACATATATAATATTGGCAATAATAAATCAGTTAAGCTAATGACCTTCATTAATGCAATTGAGGAAACTCTTGGAATAAAAGCTAAAAAAGAAATGCTACCAATGCAACCTGGAGATGTGTTAAAAACTTGGGCTAATGTAGAAGATTTAATAAGAGATTTTGACTATCAACCAAAAACTTCTATAACAGAGGGTGTTGAAAAATTCGTTCAATGGTTCAAAACCTTCTATAAAGTAGAGTGTTAA
- a CDS encoding SDR family oxidoreductase: protein MNLYNLNPKYRILVTGGAGFIGSNLCESLLANGNTVVCLDNFATGKKSNVTPFLSNKKFTLIDGDIRNLSDCHKACEKVDYVLHQAALGSVPRSMNDPITSNDVNVTGFLNMLVAARDAKVKRFVYAASSSTYGDSKNMPKIEDVIGKPLSPYAITKYVNELYADVFSKTYGLETIGLRYFNVFGRRQDPAGAYAAVIPKFVMQLMNHESPHVNGDGSFSRDFTYIDNVIQMNIKSLVTNNTLAVNTVYNVAYGKRTSLNELLDLLKEYLTEFDLKIGSVKTTYGPIRKGDVPHSLASIEKAKELVGYNPEYNIREGLREAVQWYWNNLK, encoded by the coding sequence ATGAATTTGTATAATTTAAATCCAAAATATAGAATCTTAGTAACCGGTGGGGCTGGTTTTATAGGTTCCAATTTATGTGAATCTTTACTTGCTAACGGCAATACCGTAGTCTGTTTGGATAATTTTGCAACAGGAAAAAAAAGCAATGTTACTCCATTTTTATCAAACAAAAAATTTACCTTAATCGATGGAGATATCAGAAACTTATCCGACTGTCACAAAGCTTGTGAGAAAGTCGACTATGTTTTACATCAAGCAGCCTTAGGGTCTGTTCCAAGGTCAATGAACGACCCAATAACTAGTAATGATGTTAATGTTACAGGATTTTTGAATATGTTAGTCGCCGCTAGAGACGCAAAGGTTAAAAGATTTGTTTATGCAGCCAGTTCCTCAACTTACGGGGATTCGAAAAACATGCCTAAGATAGAAGACGTTATTGGAAAACCTTTATCTCCATATGCAATCACTAAATATGTTAATGAACTTTATGCGGATGTATTCAGTAAAACATATGGATTAGAAACAATAGGCTTACGCTACTTTAATGTTTTTGGACGAAGACAAGATCCAGCCGGAGCATATGCCGCGGTAATTCCTAAATTTGTTATGCAATTAATGAATCATGAGTCACCACACGTTAATGGTGATGGTAGCTTTTCTAGGGATTTCACTTATATTGATAACGTTATACAAATGAATATAAAATCATTAGTTACAAACAATACTTTGGCCGTGAATACAGTGTACAATGTTGCATATGGAAAACGAACTTCTTTAAATGAACTTCTAGATTTACTAAAAGAATATTTGACTGAATTTGATTTAAAAATTGGTTCTGTAAAAACCACGTACGGCCCTATAAGAAAAGGAGATGTACCCCATTCACTTGCCTCTATTGAAAAAGCAAAGGAGTTGGTTGGTTATAATCCAGAGTATAATATTAGAGAAGGATTAAGAGAAGCCGTTCAATGGTACTGGAATAATTTAAAATGA
- a CDS encoding serine acetyltransferase, whose protein sequence is MMPKIIESDLFRYIGAINNKAFRKALKIPGFKCTYALKKIQNSKRIGFYDIYYRIKYLKYLHEYRFQIPNYALTGKDFYISHFGNIVINGKAKIGKWCNVSQGVTIAETNRGVKKGAPIICDKVWIGPNSVIVGKVVIGSNVLIAPLTYVNIDIPDNSIVMGNPCKIVTKLNAIENYINNILN, encoded by the coding sequence ATGATGCCGAAAATAATAGAAAGCGATCTGTTCCGTTATATTGGTGCTATTAATAATAAAGCGTTTAGGAAAGCCTTAAAAATACCAGGATTCAAATGTACATATGCTCTCAAAAAAATACAGAATTCTAAAAGAATTGGTTTTTACGATATTTACTACAGGATAAAATATCTTAAATATTTACATGAATATAGGTTTCAAATACCTAATTATGCTCTTACAGGAAAAGATTTTTACATATCGCATTTTGGTAATATTGTTATCAATGGTAAAGCGAAAATTGGGAAATGGTGTAATGTTTCCCAGGGCGTTACTATTGCCGAAACTAATAGAGGTGTAAAAAAAGGAGCTCCAATTATATGTGATAAAGTCTGGATTGGTCCGAATAGTGTTATTGTAGGAAAAGTAGTTATTGGGAGCAACGTGCTAATTGCACCGCTAACTTATGTGAACATTGATATACCTGATAATTCTATTGTTATGGGGAATCCTTGTAAAATAGTTACAAAACTAAATGCAATTGAAAATTATATAAATAATATTCTTAATTAG
- a CDS encoding UDP-glucose dehydrogenase family protein has protein sequence MNLTVIGTGYVGLVSGTCFAEMGNTVTCIDVDNNKILNLQKGIIPIYEPGLEAMVKRNFQNKTLRFSTNLSKHLEKCDIAFIAVGTPMGDDGSADLKYVLQVAKEIGSNMTQPLIIVDKSTVPVGTADKVRNTIQSQLNRRKLNISFDVVSNPEFLKEGDAINDFMKPDRVVIGSDNEETKDKMRALYAPFFRSSVDRLITMDVRSAEMTKYVANAMLATKISFMNEIANICELVGADVNKVRIGIGSDSRIGYSFIYPGSGYGGSCFPKDVKALKKTAEEHGYEAKLIKSVEDVNNKQKFVISNKVINKFGENLNEKTFAVWGLAFKPETDDMREAPAIYVIKELIKRGAKIQAYDPKAMEEAQSFYLKDVKGITYFNSKYETLQNADAMILLTEWKEFRSPDFEELKTQLNQPVVFDGRNQYNFERMKNLGFEYYQIGKNN, from the coding sequence ATGAATTTAACTGTTATAGGTACTGGATACGTCGGTCTGGTAAGTGGAACTTGCTTTGCTGAAATGGGCAACACCGTTACATGTATAGATGTTGACAACAATAAGATACTAAATCTCCAAAAAGGTATAATCCCAATTTATGAACCAGGTCTAGAAGCTATGGTAAAACGTAATTTTCAAAATAAAACGTTACGTTTTAGCACTAATCTCTCTAAGCATCTGGAAAAATGCGATATTGCTTTTATTGCTGTTGGGACACCTATGGGCGATGATGGTTCCGCAGATCTCAAATATGTCTTACAAGTAGCTAAGGAGATAGGCTCTAATATGACTCAACCCTTAATCATAGTAGACAAGTCTACTGTACCTGTGGGAACCGCTGACAAAGTTAGAAATACAATACAGTCCCAACTTAACAGGAGAAAGCTAAACATATCATTTGATGTCGTCTCCAATCCTGAATTTTTAAAAGAAGGAGATGCTATTAATGATTTTATGAAACCTGATCGCGTAGTAATAGGTTCGGATAATGAAGAGACTAAAGACAAAATGAGAGCGCTTTACGCACCTTTTTTTAGAAGTAGCGTGGACCGTCTAATAACGATGGATGTTCGTTCAGCAGAAATGACCAAATATGTGGCTAATGCTATGTTGGCTACTAAAATTTCTTTTATGAATGAAATTGCCAATATATGTGAATTAGTTGGAGCAGATGTTAATAAAGTACGTATTGGGATTGGCTCGGATAGTAGAATCGGGTACAGTTTTATTTATCCGGGAAGTGGCTATGGAGGTTCATGCTTTCCGAAAGACGTAAAAGCCCTTAAAAAAACAGCTGAGGAACATGGTTACGAAGCCAAATTAATAAAGTCCGTAGAAGATGTGAACAACAAACAAAAGTTTGTCATTTCGAATAAAGTTATAAATAAGTTTGGTGAAAATCTAAATGAAAAAACCTTCGCCGTATGGGGCTTAGCCTTCAAGCCAGAAACTGATGATATGCGAGAGGCACCAGCGATTTATGTAATAAAAGAATTGATAAAAAGAGGCGCTAAAATTCAGGCCTATGATCCTAAAGCAATGGAAGAAGCCCAATCCTTCTATTTAAAAGATGTAAAAGGAATTACCTATTTCAATTCTAAATACGAAACATTACAAAATGCGGATGCAATGATTCTGTTAACCGAATGGAAAGAATTCAGGTCTCCGGATTTTGAAGAACTCAAAACTCAATTAAATCAACCCGTCGTTTTTGATGGTAGAAATCAATATAATTTTGAACGTATGAAAAACCTAGGTTTCGAATACTATCAAATTGGAAAAAATAATTAG